In the genome of Pusillimonas sp. T7-7, the window GCAATATCTACTTCTACATTCGAGCCCATCAGGTCTTCCCCCAGAACCCCACCCTGGTTTTCTCGGCGATGAATATCGGTGTAATTTCACTGGGCACACTGGTGGGGGCCGGATTTTTCAAAGAGAAACTATCGCTGGTCAACGCGCTGGGTATCGTTCTGGCCATCGGCGCCATTGTGATTCTGATCCCCCGCTGAGGGCTGGGCGGCTGTCCCGGCCTCAGCGGGCTGGTCAGAGCCCTGCCCTTCGACCAGGTTCTTGGGCTCAGCCTGGGTCTCGGGTTCGACCGGAACTTCAGACTCGACCTGAGCCTCGGGCTCGATCGGCTCAAAGGAAATGTCGCTTTCCACATCGACCCGCGGGTCGAGAGTAGCCACCACTTCGGAGGTATGCAGCGTATCGCTCATGGGTACAAAATGTGTCGGTGCATCTTCACTCAGATTTTCTCCGGTGACACGTTGCGGGCGAACCAAGGCTACCAGCACCATCGCACATGCGGACACAAACACAAAGTAGACGCTGCTTTCAAGCTCGCGCATCAGCACACCTGCCACCAAAGGCCCAATACAGGCGCCTACACCGTAAACCATATACAGAATTGCGCTCAGGCCCACCCTGCGTTCCGGCTCAACGTTATCGTTGGCAAAAGCCGCCCCCAACGGATACAAAGTGAATTGCAGCACACCAAAACCACAGGAGAACACCACCAGCAACCAATATGGCAGCTCCCACCATCCCCATAAAGGGATGGCGAGCAAGGCCAGACAAAGCGCATTGACGCGTATCATGCCGACGCGGCTGATGCGATCGGCCAGCCAGCCCAGCGGCCATTGCGCCACAACCCCCGACGCCACCGATGCCGCAAGGAAGATGGCAACCTGACTGCTGTCAAGGCCTTGCTTGGAGGCATACACCGGCGCCAGACCGTAAAATGCGCCCGTAATGGCGCCCGCAATGAACAACACGGTGATGGACAGAGGTACACGCGAAACATAGTATTTGACGTGCAGCGGCGCCGGCAATTGCAAGGCCGGATGCAAACGCCGCGTCAGTGCAACCGGCACCAGGCACAAGGCCGAACACAGGGCCACAAAGATAAGCGGCTGATAATTGAGCTGTGGAAACAAGGTGAGCGACAGCTGTCCCAGCACAGTACCCAGACTGGAGCACACCATATAAAAGGCGAACACCCTGCCGCGCTGGTGATTTTCAGTCTGCTCGTTGAGCCAGCTTTCAAGCACCATGAACTGGGTAACCATCGCAATACCCGCGATGAAGCGGAAGCCCAGCCAAACCCATAAACTATCAATCAGGGCCAGAGCAAGCACGGTGGCCGTAACAATGGCGGCCGTCGCCGCATAGGCGCGTATATGGCCGACCTGTATGATGATCTTGTGCCCTATCCGGGCGCCGAATACCAGTCCGAGGTAGTAAATGGCGATCAAGCCGCCCACCCACAGCTCGGACACCGACAGCGCCGTCAGGCGCAGGCCCAGATAGGTGTTGAACAGCCCCGTCCCAACCAGCAACAGTATCGTTGCCAGATACAAAGAAAAAAAAGCGCCTATTGTTTGTACCATTCGGGCCTGCTGACAAGATTTGGAAATACCCGGGCTATGCACACCCGGGCAGATGCTGACTTACGAAATCTGGTCAAGCAAAGTCTGGGCATCACTGACCTTGAACTGCCCGCCCTCTTCCACATTCAGTTGCGTGACAACACCGTCGTCAAGCACAGCCGAATAGCGCTGCGATCGTATGCCCATGCCCCGGGCTGTAAGGTCAAGCTCAAGCCCCAGCTCGCGCGTCCAGTTGGCGCTGCCGTCGGCCAGCATGCGAACACGCTCATTGGCGCCCTGATCCCGGCCCCATGCGCCCATGACGAACGGATCATTAACCGCCACGCACCAGATTTCGTCCACGCCCTTGGCTTTCAGCTCGTCGTGCAGCTGCAAATAGCCTGGCAGATGCTTGGCCGAGCATGTTGGGGTAAAAGCACCAGGAACGGCAAACAAGGCGATCTTTTTGCCTTTGACCAGATCGGCGACCTGGAAATTATTAGGACCCACAGCGCAAGTATCAGTTGCGGTTTCGATAAACTCAGCCAAGGTACCGTCGGGCACTCGGTCGCCCAATTTGATAGTCATCGCACACTCCTTTGAAAGAAGTTCTCATCATACGACGCCGCAGGCGCCCATGTCATGACTTCGGCCGACAGGCTATTGTTTGATACACATCACTACCTTTTCTTCATACAGCTGTAAACTTTGTCCTGCACAATAAGAGTCCGGTCAGAAGATGGCCATGCACTACCGGGAGCCCATCGTGATACTACCCAAACTATCAGCCGCCATACTGGCCATGTCGTTGCTGGGTAGCGCTTTTGCCGCCAGCAGCCTCGAACGCAACATTTCGCTGGATCAGTGGGTCATGATGTGCGGTGCCGTCAATGGCGCCGCCGACCAAGTGGGCGCCAGCGATGAAGAACGGCATCAGCACCGCCTGACATCCAAAACGCACCTGATGCGCTATGCCATCGAACAAGGTTATACCCTGGATGAATTCGATGCTTTGTTCGACCAGGGCATTATCGAGGGCAGGAAACTCACGGCCGGCCGGCTGGGTTCAGACCCAGACAAGCTGACAAAGCTGATGAATGGCTTTCATCGTGACGCGCGCATAGGCTACCAAGACGTCAAGGACGCGCTCGACACGGCTTGAATTGCGTATATGATAGAGCTGTTGTTTTTCGATAGCCTATACAAGACGCAATGAGCTCTCCTTCCACCGAAACGCCCGTTCTCAGCCATCTTGACGAATCGGGCCAGGTCCGCATGGTCGACGTCAGCGGCAAGCAGACGTCCGAGCGCACAGCGGTTGCCGAAGGCCGTATCCGCATGAGCCCAGCGGCTTATCAACTGCTGTCCAGCCAGAAAAATGCAAAGGGCGAAGTGCTCAATACGGCCCGCGTAGCGGGCGTATTGGCCGCCAAGCGCTGTGCCGAACTGATTCCGCTGTGTCATAGCCTGCCGCTAAGCTTTGCCGGCATCGATTTCCTGCCTGACGACAGTACGCACAGCATCACGATTACGGCAACCTGCCGCAGCGACTATAAAACCGGCGTCGAAATGGAAGCCATGACAGCCTGCAGCGTGGCAGCCCTGACCATCTACGATATGTGCAAGGCGGCCGACAAAGGCATTGTTCTGGAAAATATACGGCTACGCTACAAATCCGGAGGTAAAAGCGGTGAATGGCGCAACGATTAAAGTCATGTATTTTGCACAGGTGGCCGATCTCACCTGCGTACGTGAAGAGGCCTGGCCACTGTCTGAACCCATAAGCGGCTCAGACTGGCTGGCTGCACTGGGCCAGCGCTATCCCCAGCTTGCGCCCATAAGTCGCCTGAAGCTGGCCATCAACCAACATCACGCGCCCAACAGCAGCATGATTCAGCCTGGCGACGAGGTCGCCGTGTTCGAACCTGTCACGGGGGGCTGATCCGTGGTTATCGTGCAAGAAGCCGACTTCGATATCGCCCAGCTCATGGCTGGTTTGCGCCAGCGCAGCGCGGGCAAGGCGGGGGCCGTTGTAACCTTCACCGGCTATGTGCGCGACTACGACCACGATACCGCCACGCAATCCTTGTTTCTGGAACACTACCCAGGCATGTGCGAGCGCGAAATCGAAGCCTTGTGCACCAGTGCGCAGTCGCGCTGGGATATCCACGAATGCCTCGTCGTCCATCGCGTCGGCGAGCTCCAGAACTCGGATCAGATCGTTTTTGTTGCGGCAAGTAGCGCCCACCGTGGCGATGCGTTCAAGGCCTGCGAATTCATTATCGACGCCCTGAAAACCCGCGCCCCGTTCTGGAAACGCGAAACCCTGGCCAATGGCGAGCGTTTCTGGGTCCAGCAACACGAAGCCGACGCCAGCAAAACATCGCAATGGGATGACTCCCCTTCCATAAAATAAAGAAGAAAGGTTTTACATGAGTAAAGCAGCCCCCAACCGGCCTCCGGTTTCCTTGAATTGCGCCGTCCTTACCATTTCCGATACCCGCGACAGCAGCAACGACACTTCCGGCGACTATCTGGTCGACAGCTTGCGCGCAGCCGGCCATCGCTGTGATACACGTGCCATCACACCGGGCAATTTGTATCAATTGCGCAAGATCATCAGCGACTGGATCGCCAACGACAGCCTGCAGGTCATCATCACCAACGGCGGCACTGGCTTTACACATGGCAAGTCCACTGTCGACGCCATCTCCCCACTGCTGGACCAAACCATTACCGGTTTTGGCGAACTGTTCCGCCACTTGTCTTATCAGGATATCGGCAGCTCCACACTGCAGTCAGATGCTTTTGCGGGCGCCGCCAACAACACGTTGGTGTTTTGCGTGCCCGGCTCGACCGGCGCCTGCAAGACGGCCTGGGAAGGCATCATCAAAGAGCAGCTCGACAGTACGCACCGCCCATGCAATTTCGGCAGCCACTACCATGCTTGATTTTGATACTGCCCAGGCCCGTTTGGCCGCCGCCGGCGGCCATCCTTCCATCGCTGAAACCTGCCCCCTGATCCAGGCACGTGGCCGTGTGCTGGCTCAAACACTGTTCGCCGCACTCGATCTGCCCCCTGCCGACAACAGTGCCATGGATGGCTACGCCATTCGGCACGCCGACTATGTGGCCGGAAAAAGCCTTCCGGTGCAGCAGCGCTGCTATGCCGGCGTCAAGCCAGAGGCCCTGTTGCCTGACAACACCATACGTCTCTTCACGGGCAGCCTGTTGCCCGAGGGGGCCGACACCGTCGTCATGCAGGAAGACGTCGATGAAAGCGATAACACATTGCTTATTCACCGCGTTCCCAAACAAGGCGCCCACATACGCTATCGTGGCGAAGACATCCGGACCGGCGAACAGCTTTTTGCAAAAGGCACATTGCTGGGTGCTGCGCAGATTGCCATGCTGGCATCCCAGGGCTACGCCGAAATAAGCGTCTATCCAGCGCTCAAGGTTGGCATACTTACCACGGGCGACGAGCTGGTCAGCCCCGGCCAGCCACGTAGCGACGAACATATCTACAACTCGAATGGCTCCATGCTGGCCGCTCTGGTCGAGAACATGGGCGCCAACGCGGTACATGTGCTGCATGCGCTCGATACCGAAGCATCCCTGCAGTCGGCGTTGTCCACCTTGCTTCAGGACTGCGACCTGGTGCTGACCGTCGGCGGCGTATCGGTAGGCGAGAAAGACCTGGTCAAGCCAGCCATAGAACAGTTCGGCGGCACGCTGGACTTGTGGCGGGTTTGCATGAAACCGGGCAAGCCGGTGGCCCTGGCGCATGCCGCCAACAAGCCCGTCGTCTGCCTGCCGGGTAATCCGGTGTCGGCCTTTGCCGTCTTTACCATGCTGGTAAGCCCCTTGCTGCGCAGCATGCAAGGGCGAGCCCAAATCATGCCACCTTTGCAGTACGGACAATTGGCAACCCAGAAAGAGTTCAACGACAGCCGCGAAGAGTTTCTGCGCGTCAAAGCCCAGACCAATACTAAGGGCCTGACGCAACTGACGCCCTACCCGCAGCAAGGTTCCGGCATCATCAGCTCGCTGTCATGGGCAAGCGGTTTGGCCCGCATTCCAGCAAACACGTCCGTCAAGAACGGAGATATTGTTCCGTACTACGATTTCCAGCACTGGCTGGCATAGCGCAGGTCGTCGGGCGTATTGATATTGAAGAAGATATCGTCGCCCTGGAATTGAACCGGTATCGCCTGATTCCGGTTCTGCCATAGCTGTACTTTACGGTCGCCCGCCATCAAATAGCTGCGCAAGCTGTCTGCCATATCCACATGCAGCACCATGCACAACGGATGCGCACGCTCTGCCGTACGGGCATAGGCAATAGGTGCGGCAAGGGCATCGGCCGCCCCAAGCAAGGCCGGCGCCAAGTCTGGCGGCAGATTCACCACATCCACTGGCAACACCAGCAACCAGGGAGTCCGGGCTGTTGCAAGCGCCCGCTCTATACCTGCCAAAGGCCCCAGGCCGCTGCCCAGCGTGACGTCATCGGCGATGACTTTGCCATAAGAGGCATAGGCCTGTTCATTACGATTGGCGCTGATAAGCAAGGTCTGCACATGCGGCAACAGAAAGCGCCGCGCATGCGCAACCAACGGCTCGCCGCGCAAGTCCAGCAGCCCTTTGTCGATGGCTGCCCCCATGCGATCACCTGCTAGCTGCAGGTCGGCCTGCATGCGCCTGGCCTGGCCACCCGCCAGAATCAGGCCCGTCAGCATGGCGGGAGCCATCATCCGCCTATATAACTCATTTCTATTTTTTCGCGATGGACGGTTTCCTGGCCACGCTGCTCGGAATAATGATCGTCTCGTCGGGACCAGATGCCAGCCAGTACGGCGGCAATTTGCGCGTCGCTGGCACCTTCGCGCAAAAGCGAGCGCAGATCATGGCCCTGGCTTGCAAACAGGCAAAGAAAAAATTTGCCCTCGGGCGACAAGCGCCCGCGCGTACAGCTTCCGCAAAACGGCTGAGACACGCTGGTGATCAGCCCTATTTCACCCGCCTGGTCGGTATAACGCCAACGTCGCGCCACCTCGCCGGAATAGCCGGCCGCCACAGGTTCCAGGGGAAATTCGTCGGTGATACGCTGCAAAATCTGCGCACTCGTCAACACTTCGTCGAGATTCCATCCGTTGGTCGTGCCCACGTCCATGAACTCGATGAAACGCAGAATATGGCCGGTATGGCGAAAGTGACGAGCCATGGGCACGATCTGCTCATCGTTCATGCCTTTGCGCACCACCATATTGACCTTTACCGGCGCCAGGCCTACACGGGCTGCCTCGTCAATGCCACGTAATACGGTACTGACACTGACCTGGCTGTCGCTCATGCGCTCGAACAGCGGCTCGTCAAGTGCATCCAGGCTGACAGACACGCGAGACAGACCGGCCTGCTTGAGCGCCAGGGCCTTCTTTGCAAGCAAAGTTCCATTAGTGGTGAGCGTCAGCTCTATAGGCAAACCGTCAGGCGTGCGCAATTGCGCCAACATGGCTACCAGCGTCTCGATGTTTTTTCGTAGCAAAGGCTCGCCGCCGGTCAGCCGTATTTTCTGTACACCCAACTGGACGGCCACGCCGGCAATACGCGTGATCTCTTCGAAGCTGAGCAGTGCCGAATGAGGCATGAACTGATAGTTGCTGCCAAACACTTCGCGCGGCATGCAATAGGTGCAACGAAAATTGCATCGGTCGGTCACGGAGATGCGCAAGTCGCGCAAAGGCCGACGCCGAACATCAGCCGGCGGATCACCCGCCCACTTCTGCACAAGGCCTTCAGCCCCCTGCGGTTGATGAAAGATGACTTTGCTCATACAGTGATCATAAACCTATTGCTATCTGCCCAGCGATGCCACGAAGTCGGCGCCAAAGGCTTCTTCGAGCGTCTGCACTTGCCCCATACGACTGGCATCATAGCCCACCAACTGCATGACATAGGCCTGGTACTGGTCTCCGTTCATCAAATCCAGCAAACGCTGCATATTGGGCGTATCCAGCGTATCACGGTGTACCGCAAAGAAGTAGCGCTCTTTGACCAGCGGAATGAATGCCAGCCCGCAGCGCCAGGCTGCCGTCTCGACACCTATGCCCACATCGGCCATGCCGCTGGCAATATGCGCGGCAATCGCCATATGTGTGAACTCGCTGCTGTCAAAACCCTGCACCTGCGCGGTGTCGACATCAAGCTGTTGCAGCATCAGCCCCACCAGAAAACGCGTGCTGGATCCTATCTGGCGGTTGACGAAACGGACATCCTGATTTCTCAGGTCGGCAACCGACTCTATGCGCTTGGGATTATCGGGTTTGACGAACATGCCCGTGTTACGTACAGCCAGGTGTATAAGACGATGCCGGTCAGGATCAAGCCACTGCGCATAACGTTTTAGGATCGGCCGCTCGAATTCGCCCACCGGCACTTGAAAGCCGGCCAGATCACACTCGGCACGATCAAGCGAAGCCAAGGCCTCGATGGCGGTTCGATAACGCAATTCCAGGGGCGACATATCCATGCCGTTGGCCAACTGCATCAGGCCCTCTACCGCAAAACCGTGGCTGGCATGCAAACGCAGGCGTTGGGGGCTTTCGGGATACAGGCGTTCGAGCTCTTCCTGAAGCTCCGAAGCCATGCTTTCCAGTGTGGGCATAAGACGCGCATCAAGCCGGCGATTGGCCCAGATAAGATGCTGGCCAAAGGTCGTAAGCTTGGAGCCTTGCCGGCGCGAGGTTTCGATGAGCGGCGCTTCGAATTCTTTTTCAGCGTTGCGCAAAATACCCCAGGCATGCCGGTACGACAAACCACAGGCTTTACAGGCGCCGGCAATATGCCCGGTGGCGTCAACGGCCGCCAGCAGGCGCAGCACTTCGCTTAAAGACAGCAGCGTGCCCGACGGCTTTTCAAGTACCCATTCAGAGCTTAAGCGTGCCTTGAACTTATAAGTCATTTGTCACCTCTTGCTGCCATGAAAGCAGTCTTAATATGTTTTTTATTTCCTATTACGGAAATAGGAAAAATACCTTATATGCGATTTTTTTCCTATTGATTGATTCATTTATCACGAGTAGATTACCCTAAATCCAATAATCATATATATGCAAAGTTAAGCATATTAGAGACAAGCAAAATACAAAAAGACATCATCAAAGAAGGAACGCGTCATGCATACGCCATCAGATTCCAATGAATTCAACCCTTCCAACGAGACGGTGCAACAAGTAGCCCTCCAGGCTCTTGAACGCTACGAAGGCCAGCCGGGCAATCTATTGCCCATATTGCACGCCATACAGCATGCACTGGGCTGTATTCCTGCCTTGGCCGTTCCTGTACTGGCCAAGGCACTGCAAAGATCACGGGCCGAAATACAAGGCGTCATCAGTTTTTATCCGCATTTCCGCGAAAAACCCGCCGGCGCCGTCATGCTGGAGGTCTGCCGGGCCGAGTCCTGCCAGGCCATGGGCGGCAATGCACTGGCCGAACATGCCCGCCAACAACTGGGCTGTAATTTTGACGACACCACCGCCAATGGCGCCGTTACATTGCAAGCCGTTTATTGCCTGGGCCTCTGTGCGCAATCACCTGCTGTCATGATCAACGGTCAGCCGCACGCACGCATGACGCCGGAAAAACTTGATCGCCTGCTACAGGCCGAAGAAGGTGTCGCATGAGCACTCCCGTCAAGGTCTTCGTTCCCAAAGACAGCGCAGCCATTGCGGTCGGTGCCGATGCGGTCGCTTCCGCCATTGCCCGGGAAGCCGAAATCCGGGGCCTGAGCATTGAATTGGTGCGTAATGGCTCACGTGGCCTGCTCTGGCTGGAAACTCTGGTTGAAATCCAGACCCCCAACGGCCGCATGGCATACGGCCCGGTCGAGCCAAGCGACGTAGCCGGGCTGTTCGACGCCGGCTGGCTGACAGGCCGGCCACACACACTGGCGCACGGGCTGACTGAAGAAATCCCCTACCTGAAGCGGCAAGAAAGGCTGACTTTCGCCCGGGTCGGCATCACCGACCCCTTGTCCATCAGCGACTATCAGGCC includes:
- a CDS encoding MFS transporter, with the protein product MVQTIGAFFSLYLATILLLVGTGLFNTYLGLRLTALSVSELWVGGLIAIYYLGLVFGARIGHKIIIQVGHIRAYAATAAIVTATVLALALIDSLWVWLGFRFIAGIAMVTQFMVLESWLNEQTENHQRGRVFAFYMVCSSLGTVLGQLSLTLFPQLNYQPLIFVALCSALCLVPVALTRRLHPALQLPAPLHVKYYVSRVPLSITVLFIAGAITGAFYGLAPVYASKQGLDSSQVAIFLAASVASGVVAQWPLGWLADRISRVGMIRVNALCLALLAIPLWGWWELPYWLLVVFSCGFGVLQFTLYPLGAAFANDNVEPERRVGLSAILYMVYGVGACIGPLVAGVLMRELESSVYFVFVSACAMVLVALVRPQRVTGENLSEDAPTHFVPMSDTLHTSEVVATLDPRVDVESDISFEPIEPEAQVESEVPVEPETQAEPKNLVEGQGSDQPAEAGTAAQPSAGDQNHNGADGQNDTQRVDQR
- the moaB gene encoding molybdenum cofactor biosynthesis protein B, giving the protein MSKAAPNRPPVSLNCAVLTISDTRDSSNDTSGDYLVDSLRAAGHRCDTRAITPGNLYQLRKIISDWIANDSLQVIITNGGTGFTHGKSTVDAISPLLDQTITGFGELFRHLSYQDIGSSTLQSDAFAGAANNTLVFCVPGSTGACKTAWEGIIKEQLDSTHRPCNFGSHYHA
- a CDS encoding substrate-binding domain-containing protein, which translates into the protein MTYKFKARLSSEWVLEKPSGTLLSLSEVLRLLAAVDATGHIAGACKACGLSYRHAWGILRNAEKEFEAPLIETSRRQGSKLTTFGQHLIWANRRLDARLMPTLESMASELQEELERLYPESPQRLRLHASHGFAVEGLMQLANGMDMSPLELRYRTAIEALASLDRAECDLAGFQVPVGEFERPILKRYAQWLDPDRHRLIHLAVRNTGMFVKPDNPKRIESVADLRNQDVRFVNRQIGSSTRFLVGLMLQQLDVDTAQVQGFDSSEFTHMAIAAHIASGMADVGIGVETAAWRCGLAFIPLVKERYFFAVHRDTLDTPNMQRLLDLMNGDQYQAYVMQLVGYDASRMGQVQTLEEAFGADFVASLGR
- the moaC gene encoding cyclic pyranopterin monophosphate synthase MoaC; translated protein: MSSPSTETPVLSHLDESGQVRMVDVSGKQTSERTAVAEGRIRMSPAAYQLLSSQKNAKGEVLNTARVAGVLAAKRCAELIPLCHSLPLSFAGIDFLPDDSTHSITITATCRSDYKTGVEMEAMTACSVAALTIYDMCKAADKGIVLENIRLRYKSGGKSGEWRND
- a CDS encoding MoaD/ThiS family protein; its protein translation is MNGATIKVMYFAQVADLTCVREEAWPLSEPISGSDWLAALGQRYPQLAPISRLKLAINQHHAPNSSMIQPGDEVAVFEPVTGG
- the moaA gene encoding GTP 3',8-cyclase MoaA; translated protein: MSKVIFHQPQGAEGLVQKWAGDPPADVRRRPLRDLRISVTDRCNFRCTYCMPREVFGSNYQFMPHSALLSFEEITRIAGVAVQLGVQKIRLTGGEPLLRKNIETLVAMLAQLRTPDGLPIELTLTTNGTLLAKKALALKQAGLSRVSVSLDALDEPLFERMSDSQVSVSTVLRGIDEAARVGLAPVKVNMVVRKGMNDEQIVPMARHFRHTGHILRFIEFMDVGTTNGWNLDEVLTSAQILQRITDEFPLEPVAAGYSGEVARRWRYTDQAGEIGLITSVSQPFCGSCTRGRLSPEGKFFLCLFASQGHDLRSLLREGASDAQIAAVLAGIWSRRDDHYSEQRGQETVHREKIEMSYIGG
- a CDS encoding formate dehydrogenase subunit gamma, whose amino-acid sequence is MHTPSDSNEFNPSNETVQQVALQALERYEGQPGNLLPILHAIQHALGCIPALAVPVLAKALQRSRAEIQGVISFYPHFREKPAGAVMLEVCRAESCQAMGGNALAEHARQQLGCNFDDTTANGAVTLQAVYCLGLCAQSPAVMINGQPHARMTPEKLDRLLQAEEGVA
- a CDS encoding peroxiredoxin, whose protein sequence is MTIKLGDRVPDGTLAEFIETATDTCAVGPNNFQVADLVKGKKIALFAVPGAFTPTCSAKHLPGYLQLHDELKAKGVDEIWCVAVNDPFVMGAWGRDQGANERVRMLADGSANWTRELGLELDLTARGMGIRSQRYSAVLDDGVVTQLNVEEGGQFKVSDAQTLLDQIS
- the mobA gene encoding molybdenum cofactor guanylyltransferase MobA, translating into MMAPAMLTGLILAGGQARRMQADLQLAGDRMGAAIDKGLLDLRGEPLVAHARRFLLPHVQTLLISANRNEQAYASYGKVIADDVTLGSGLGPLAGIERALATARTPWLLVLPVDVVNLPPDLAPALLGAADALAAPIAYARTAERAHPLCMVLHVDMADSLRSYLMAGDRKVQLWQNRNQAIPVQFQGDDIFFNINTPDDLRYASQCWKS
- a CDS encoding molybdenum cofactor biosynthesis protein MoaE yields the protein MVIVQEADFDIAQLMAGLRQRSAGKAGAVVTFTGYVRDYDHDTATQSLFLEHYPGMCEREIEALCTSAQSRWDIHECLVVHRVGELQNSDQIVFVAASSAHRGDAFKACEFIIDALKTRAPFWKRETLANGERFWVQQHEADASKTSQWDDSPSIK
- the glp gene encoding gephyrin-like molybdotransferase Glp; this encodes MLDFDTAQARLAAAGGHPSIAETCPLIQARGRVLAQTLFAALDLPPADNSAMDGYAIRHADYVAGKSLPVQQRCYAGVKPEALLPDNTIRLFTGSLLPEGADTVVMQEDVDESDNTLLIHRVPKQGAHIRYRGEDIRTGEQLFAKGTLLGAAQIAMLASQGYAEISVYPALKVGILTTGDELVSPGQPRSDEHIYNSNGSMLAALVENMGANAVHVLHALDTEASLQSALSTLLQDCDLVLTVGGVSVGEKDLVKPAIEQFGGTLDLWRVCMKPGKPVALAHAANKPVVCLPGNPVSAFAVFTMLVSPLLRSMQGRAQIMPPLQYGQLATQKEFNDSREEFLRVKAQTNTKGLTQLTPYPQQGSGIISSLSWASGLARIPANTSVKNGDIVPYYDFQHWLA